The Ancylothrix sp. D3o genomic sequence CACAGCAGCCGGTGGAGTCGGTGCCGGTGTCTGCGTAACCACCGCCGTCGGTTGACTCGGTGGCGGTGTCTGCGTAACTACCGCCGTCGGTTGACTCGGTGCCGGTGTCGGAGATTGTAAAGCCGCACGAATTCCCGCGATTGCCAACGCCGCCACCAAACCAAAAGAACCGCCAATCAGCAAAGCTTTGAGCCAATTATTGTTATTAGACACCGCTACCTGCTGAGGCACAGGAGCAACCGGCTGAGGAATCCCCACCCCTGGAGAAACAGCCAGCGTTTCCCGTTCCGAAACAGGTATCCCCACCGGAGGAGGCGCAACCGCAACACCGGCAGCCGGTGATTGTAAAGCAGCCAGCATCTCTTGAGCGGAATGGTAACGATCTTGAGGATGATAACGAATAGCGCGATCTAGCACAGCAGCAAAAGACGAACTGAGGTTTGGCGAAAATTCCCGCCAAATGATCTCACCCGTGCGGGGATCACTGTTTAATTGTTGAGGAATTCTGCCGGTAAGCAGATAAATAGCAGTTAAACCCAGAGCATATAAATCAGTGGAATAAATAGGCCGGCCCGAAGTTTGTTCTGCCGGCATAAAACCCGGAGTTCCCACCACAATCGAAGGCCCAGAATTACCATAATTCAACGCTGTATTAATCGACTCTTTCACCGAACCAAAATCAATCAAAACCGGCAATCCATCCCGCTGACGGAGAATAATATTATCCGGTTTAATATCGCGGTGAACAATTTGCTGGCTGTGAACATAAGCCAAAACAGGCAAAATAGAAAGCAAAATTGAGCGCACCGTACTTTCACTTTGGATGCCTTGAGATTGCAACTTTTGCGTTAAAGTTTGGCCCTCAATAAATTCTTGTACCAAAAAAAATTTACCCGATTCCTCAAAATAAGCATATAAACGCGGGATTTGATGATTAGCCTCGCCTAATTGCTCCAAAATCGCCGCCTCCCGGCCAAAACGTTCCCGCGCCATCCGATAAAGATCAGGATTGCCGGCTACCGGCTTTAACTGTTTAATCACACAGCGACGCGCCGAGGGGGTGTGAGTATCTTCAGCTAAAAACGTTTCCCCAAAACCCCCAGATCCCAACGAGCCAAGAATACGATAACGATTGCCTAACAGTGTTGTATTCATAAAAAGTAAACTATCAAATAAAGAGCAATTTTTAACTAAGGCCAATTCAAAAAGGCTTTTATTTAATACAAGCCGGCCCATTCTATTTTTATTTTTTAATTTATCACCCACAATTGTCGATACTTCCCAAGACATAAAAACATAAAATATCTGTGCCTTACCCCGATCAAATTCTACCATTTTAGATTTTAGCCTGGAGATTTTAAATTTTAAAAATCCCTTAGAGTAAAGGCTTTCAGACCTATAGCAAGATCATTGTTAAGTTTTACGAAGCCTCTCACCGGCTGATCCCGCCTCACCGGCCAGACCTAAATCTCAAGCCACCATCAACAGCCAGCACAGCCATTTGCCAACAGCTAACCGTCATTTTGCAAAAAAGATAAAATAAATATGTAGCCTAACCTCCAAAGGCAAAAAAGAAGCTAAATTATTGCCGTGCATTTAAAATGCAAAAAACTTTTTTTTGGCAAAATGACAAGTTTAGAAATTTCCCTAAATATTTTGGGAATTTTTAATACAAGGCCGTTGCCAACCCCAATAAAACAGTTATTTTCAGGGCAAATTTCCGGCAGAATTTACTCAGCCACCCAATCCCCCCCTCGTCACCCAACCAACAGAGCCAAGGGAGCATCAACCATTAAAGCGAGAGCGCCAAGCCGACAAAAAAATAATAATCAGGCCAGACAAGGTAAAAAATCTAAACTAGAATAAAGTCGGCAATTCCATCTTCAAAGCTAACCAAAGGACATAAACAATGATGATAGAAGACGAAGAGCTCAGGATTACCTTTAAAGTTGCCAGTGAAGAACATTTACAAAAACTTGACGAAGGCTTATTACTTCTCGAAAAAACGCCTAACAATCCAACCTTGTTAGCGGAAATGATGAGAGAAGCCCACTCCCTCAAAGGCGATGCCAATATGTTAGGCATCAAAGACATTGGCACCCTTGCCCATCAACTTGAACACCTATTAACCAGCATCAAAAACGGAGACAGCCACCTCACCCCCGCGCTGTGTGATCGAATGTTTGCAGGCATCGCAGCCATTCGGGAACTACTTGTTGAAGCCGTCACCGGCACCCCCCCAGGAGTCAACACCTTTTATGCCCTTGCTCACCTAATGGGAGCTCATGTTAACCCCACAGCTTCCCAGGAAGTAGCCCCCGAAAAGCCCAAAGAACCGCCACAAAAGACCCCTGAAATCTTATCCCAAAA encodes the following:
- a CDS encoding serine/threonine-protein kinase, yielding MVEFDRGKAQIFYVFMSWEVSTIVGDKLKNKNRMGRLVLNKSLFELALVKNCSLFDSLLFMNTTLLGNRYRILGSLGSGGFGETFLAEDTHTPSARRCVIKQLKPVAGNPDLYRMARERFGREAAILEQLGEANHQIPRLYAYFEESGKFFLVQEFIEGQTLTQKLQSQGIQSESTVRSILLSILPVLAYVHSQQIVHRDIKPDNIILRQRDGLPVLIDFGSVKESINTALNYGNSGPSIVVGTPGFMPAEQTSGRPIYSTDLYALGLTAIYLLTGRIPQQLNSDPRTGEIIWREFSPNLSSSFAAVLDRAIRYHPQDRYHSAQEMLAALQSPAAGVAVAPPPVGIPVSERETLAVSPGVGIPQPVAPVPQQVAVSNNNNWLKALLIGGSFGLVAALAIAGIRAALQSPTPAPSQPTAVVTQTPPPSQPTAVVTQTPAPTPPAAVDSPPPISTPPAAVVTPTPAPTQPAPTPPAAVSSPIPQNADIVNPRNGNSPAKAESGVREARVPGLPPGTAETVITETFGSPSKVSDGVWENTEAMLYRVVPNQIDLGFIVDRDTRRLRQTEVSFGRSVSVEEMQKTLDGMAGGQASDEVKRQLKLVQEGKENQYSFSTGNWDGIIERNEQDRIYIALWEADLHY